One Jeotgalicoccus saudimassiliensis DNA window includes the following coding sequences:
- a CDS encoding NAD(P)-dependent oxidoreductase — MKVLITGALSLENDDYIKIEKEGFEIIFLQFENQELHFDPSSIDIIICNNLFQYHNLNKFKNLKMIQLTSAGYDRVPLKEIKNRNIKIYNAKNVYSIPIAEWVILKILEIYKDTYSFFEKQRNHQWVKNRNLLTLQNKNVALVGYGAIGKEIAKRLKPFGVNILAVNTIKKQLDNNIEAFGVNQLESVLKVSDIVIILLPKNSQTSNLIDKNLLKVMKKNSILINVSRGEVVNQEDLIDVLHQGKFLGVALDVFKTEPLPKESELWDMKRLYITPHNSFVSELNNQELLKLINSNLLNFRNEIIKED, encoded by the coding sequence TTGAAAGTATTAATAACAGGTGCGCTTTCCCTTGAAAATGATGATTATATTAAAATTGAAAAAGAAGGATTTGAAATAATATTTTTGCAATTTGAGAATCAAGAATTACATTTTGATCCTTCTAGTATCGATATCATTATATGTAATAATTTATTTCAATATCATAATTTAAATAAGTTTAAAAATCTTAAAATGATTCAATTAACTAGCGCTGGATATGATCGTGTTCCATTAAAAGAAATTAAAAACCGAAATATAAAGATTTACAATGCTAAGAATGTATATTCTATACCTATAGCTGAATGGGTTATATTAAAAATTTTAGAAATATATAAAGATACATACAGTTTTTTTGAAAAACAAAGGAATCACCAATGGGTAAAAAATAGAAATCTCTTGACCCTTCAAAACAAAAATGTAGCTTTGGTGGGATATGGCGCTATTGGAAAGGAAATCGCCAAAAGATTGAAGCCATTTGGGGTGAATATTTTAGCAGTAAATACCATAAAAAAGCAACTTGATAATAATATAGAAGCTTTTGGAGTGAATCAACTTGAAAGTGTACTAAAAGTCAGTGATATTGTAATTATACTATTACCCAAGAATTCACAAACAAGTAATTTAATTGATAAAAATTTACTTAAAGTAATGAAGAAAAATTCGATACTAATAAATGTTTCTAGGGGTGAAGTAGTTAATCAAGAAGATCTTATTGACGTACTTCATCAGGGGAAATTTCTAGGGGTAGCACTTGATGTTTTTAAAACTGAACCTTTGCCCAAAGAAAGTGAATTGTGGGATATGAAAAGGTTATATATTACTCCACACAATTCCTTTGTCTCAGAATTAAATAATCAAGAGCTATTAAAATTGATAAATTCTAACTTATTAAATTTTAGGAACGAAATTATAAAAGAGGACTGA
- a CDS encoding aldolase/citrate lyase family protein — MSMKLMYITNNPYKAKVAEKAGIDWIFIDLEKIGKDERQKNLDTVKSKHSIEDISKIKKNIISSELLVRINPIHNNTENEINEVISAGAEIIMLPYFKTKEEVDYFISKVNGRVKTCLLLETSEAVENLDSILELKNIDYIHIGLNDLHLSYKLNFMFEPVSNGTVERIIEKIKQKNIKYGFGGIAKIGEGTLPAERILAEHYRLGSQMVIISRSFTSKEDSNSRYEEDFIQGIQNLRNYENVLTTKDNKYFEKNKQKVKNIVNEIITTK, encoded by the coding sequence ATGAGTATGAAGCTTATGTATATCACTAATAATCCATATAAGGCTAAAGTAGCAGAGAAAGCTGGTATTGATTGGATATTTATTGATTTAGAAAAAATTGGCAAAGATGAACGACAAAAAAATTTAGACACTGTGAAATCTAAACACTCAATTGAAGATATATCAAAGATTAAAAAAAATATTATAAGTTCTGAGTTACTTGTGAGAATTAATCCAATACACAATAATACAGAGAATGAAATAAATGAAGTGATTTCTGCTGGAGCAGAAATTATTATGTTGCCATATTTTAAGACTAAAGAAGAAGTAGATTATTTTATCTCTAAGGTGAATGGTAGGGTAAAAACATGTTTACTTTTAGAAACTAGTGAAGCGGTAGAAAATTTAGACTCTATATTAGAATTGAAGAATATTGACTATATTCATATAGGGCTTAACGACTTACACTTAAGTTATAAATTAAATTTTATGTTTGAGCCAGTTTCCAATGGCACTGTCGAGCGTATAATAGAGAAAATTAAACAAAAGAATATCAAGTATGGATTTGGTGGAATAGCGAAAATTGGAGAAGGAACTTTACCAGCAGAAAGAATTTTAGCTGAACATTATAGGTTAGGTTCACAGATGGTGATAATATCACGAAGCTTTACAAGCAAAGAGGATTCTAATTCGAGATATGAAGAAGATTTTATACAAGGAATCCAGAATTTAAGGAATTATGAAAATGTTTTAACTACAAAAGATAATAAATATTTTGAAAAAAATAAACAAAAAGTAAAGAATATTGTTAATGAAATAATTACAACTAAATGA
- a CDS encoding sugar transferase → MKYKNYKRKLDILISLIGLIFLMPLFIIVSIAIKVESKGPIIFKQKRLGENGRIFNIYKFRSMVVGAEKSGVYELEGDSRVTKVGKFIRKTSIDELPQFLNILKGDMSIIGPRPTLTYHPWTYEKYDDFQLQRFLVKPGVSGWAQVNGRKELSWEERIKFDVYYVENYSFLFDLKIIVLTLIKVLRMESNLNINETTNNKDVNRND, encoded by the coding sequence ATGAAATATAAAAATTACAAAAGAAAGTTAGATATACTCATTTCTTTAATTGGTTTAATATTTTTAATGCCTTTATTTATAATTGTAAGTATAGCTATTAAAGTAGAATCTAAAGGACCAATTATATTTAAACAAAAACGACTAGGTGAAAATGGAAGAATCTTCAATATATATAAGTTTAGATCTATGGTAGTTGGAGCTGAGAAATCTGGTGTTTATGAATTAGAGGGAGATTCTAGAGTAACAAAGGTAGGTAAATTTATTAGGAAAACTAGTATCGATGAACTTCCACAATTTTTAAATATTTTAAAAGGTGACATGTCTATAATCGGTCCCCGTCCGACTTTAACTTATCATCCTTGGACTTATGAAAAATATGATGATTTTCAATTACAGAGGTTTTTAGTTAAACCTGGAGTAAGTGGTTGGGCTCAAGTTAACGGAAGGAAAGAGCTCTCATGGGAAGAAAGAATAAAATTCGATGTATATTATGTTGAAAATTATTCATTTCTTTTTGATTTGAAGATAATAGTTCTTACACTAATTAAAGTATTAAGAATGGAAAGCAATTTAAATATTAATGAAACAACTAATAACAAAGATGTGAACAGGAATGATTAA
- a CDS encoding polysaccharide biosynthesis protein, which yields MGAKERYFLLLLVDSIIVTFSVFAGYYILAPFFLAYTLPELAVTSIVLLISHHVFAYIFNLYHRAWEYASVRELISITQAVSASIVTTYILNILIFQTSFTRLMVITWMMHLILIGGSRLSWRVWRKYFVGKSSKESKLVRTLIVGAGKGGSMLVRQMLDTPSMGMNPVVAVDDDSSKQRMELNGGVKVEGKREDIQQLIKKYDIQKVVIAIPSLSKSELKEIHSLASADNVEVMIMPNIDDIMSGRIEVNALKKVEVEDLLGREPVELDSEEIEEQVRDKIILVTGAGGSIGSEIVRQITRFQPRKIILLGHGENSIYSILEEVTNLNKNIDYIPIIADIQDRDRIFKIFEEYQPNIVYHAAAHKHVPLMEYNPGEAVKNNIIGTKNIAEAACTNGVYKFVMISTDKAVNPPNVMGASKRVAEMIIQALNEKYENTTLVAVRFGNVLGSRGSVIPKFRKQIEMGGPITITDERMTRYFMTIPEASRLVIQAGALAKGGEIFVLDMGEPVKIVDLAKNMIKLSGYDEDEILIEFSGIRPGEKLFEELLNENEINSEQVYEKIYVGKSNYIDLNTIEEFISTYKNHHNLKNELLELIKLDNGEKNEI from the coding sequence ATGGGAGCAAAAGAAAGGTACTTCTTACTCTTGTTAGTGGATTCAATCATAGTTACGTTTTCGGTGTTTGCAGGATATTATATTCTGGCGCCGTTTTTTTTGGCATACACGTTGCCTGAACTGGCAGTGACTTCAATAGTACTACTAATTAGTCATCATGTATTTGCTTACATATTTAATTTATATCATCGTGCCTGGGAATATGCGAGTGTACGTGAACTCATTTCTATTACTCAGGCAGTCTCTGCTTCAATAGTCACTACATATATATTAAATATACTGATATTCCAAACAAGCTTTACAAGATTAATGGTTATTACCTGGATGATGCATTTAATTCTTATTGGAGGCTCGAGACTTTCCTGGAGAGTCTGGCGTAAATATTTTGTTGGTAAAAGTTCCAAGGAAAGTAAACTTGTACGTACTTTAATCGTAGGTGCAGGTAAAGGTGGTTCGATGTTAGTTAGACAAATGCTTGATACACCTTCGATGGGAATGAATCCAGTTGTAGCTGTAGATGATGATTCATCTAAACAACGAATGGAACTGAACGGCGGAGTAAAAGTAGAAGGAAAACGTGAAGATATTCAACAGCTGATTAAAAAATATGATATTCAAAAAGTGGTTATAGCGATACCTTCATTATCAAAATCAGAACTTAAAGAGATTCATAGCCTTGCAAGTGCAGACAATGTTGAAGTGATGATTATGCCAAATATAGACGATATTATGTCTGGTCGTATAGAAGTTAATGCTCTTAAAAAAGTAGAAGTTGAGGATCTTTTGGGGAGAGAGCCAGTAGAACTTGACTCAGAAGAAATTGAGGAACAAGTTAGAGATAAGATAATACTTGTTACTGGTGCAGGCGGGAGTATAGGATCTGAAATTGTAAGGCAAATAACAAGATTTCAACCACGTAAAATAATATTACTTGGACACGGAGAGAATAGTATATATTCTATTTTAGAAGAAGTCACTAATTTAAATAAAAATATTGATTATATCCCTATAATTGCTGATATACAAGACAGAGATAGGATCTTTAAGATCTTTGAAGAATACCAACCAAATATTGTATATCATGCTGCCGCGCATAAACATGTACCTTTGATGGAATATAATCCTGGCGAGGCAGTTAAGAATAATATTATTGGTACAAAAAATATAGCTGAAGCTGCTTGCACTAATGGGGTATACAAATTTGTTATGATATCCACTGATAAAGCTGTTAATCCTCCAAACGTTATGGGAGCAAGTAAAAGAGTTGCTGAAATGATTATACAAGCCTTAAACGAAAAATATGAAAATACAACTTTGGTTGCAGTCAGGTTTGGGAATGTTTTAGGTAGTCGAGGATCTGTCATCCCTAAGTTCAGAAAACAAATTGAAATGGGAGGACCGATAACAATAACTGATGAACGCATGACACGCTATTTTATGACTATCCCTGAAGCATCAAGACTAGTAATACAAGCAGGTGCACTGGCAAAAGGTGGCGAAATATTCGTGTTAGATATGGGAGAACCAGTGAAAATAGTGGATCTCGCAAAGAACATGATTAAGTTAAGTGGATATGATGAAGATGAAATTTTGATTGAGTTTAGTGGTATTCGTCCAGGAGAAAAACTATTTGAAGAGTTATTAAATGAAAATGAAATAAATTCAGAACAAGTATATGAAAAAATATATGTTGGAAAATCCAATTATATTGATTTAAATACAATTGAAGAATTTATATCAACATATAAAAATCATCATAATTTAAAAAATGAGTTACTAGAATTAATTAAATTAGATAATGGAGAAAAAAATGAAATATAA